The following proteins are co-located in the Bacillus pumilus genome:
- a CDS encoding ABC-F family ATP-binding cassette domain-containing protein gives MSLLNVEGLYKTYGEKTLFDHISFHIELKERIGLIGPNGTGKSTLLKVIAGLESFEEGDITKAGTLDIEFLEQDPEMSGDETILDYIFSGTAPIIQTMKAYEQALADLEHDPQNEAKQEALMRMQNQMDQEDAWDANLSAKTILTKLGVKDVSRFVHALSGGQKKRVAIAKNLIQPAGLLILDEPTNHLDNATIEWLEGYLSQYSGAVILVTHDRYFLNRVANRIYELNQGQLYTYKGNYEVFLEKRAEREAEAQVKETKRQNLLRRELAWLRRGAKARTTKQKARIGRVEELKDQKGLDAKGELDFAIGSHRLGKQVIEAEDMSISFAGQTLVERFTDLVVPGDRIGLIGPNGVGKTTLLNCLAGKMEPTTGQLVIGQTVRIGYYTQDHKEMNEELTIIDYIKETAEIVKTSDGAIVTAEQMLERFLFPRSMQRTFIRKLSGGERRRLYLLKVLMEEPNVLFLDEPTNDLDTETLSILEDYLEQFPGVVITVSHDRYFLDRVVNRLLVFEGNGRISHFQGAYSDYMEQEKAEKRTETKPAEKQVEAAPKKRKKLSYKDQLEWDGIEDRIQALEEKHQQLEASIAEAGSDFGKIQELMDEQKAVAEELEQAMDRWTELSLMIEELEGN, from the coding sequence ATGAGTTTATTGAATGTTGAAGGATTATATAAAACCTATGGCGAAAAAACGCTGTTTGATCATATTTCTTTTCATATAGAACTAAAGGAACGGATTGGGTTAATTGGACCAAATGGAACAGGGAAGTCAACGCTCTTAAAGGTGATTGCAGGACTTGAATCGTTTGAGGAGGGTGACATCACGAAAGCAGGGACACTTGATATCGAATTTCTCGAGCAAGACCCTGAAATGAGCGGGGATGAAACGATTCTTGATTACATTTTTTCTGGAACTGCACCAATCATTCAAACGATGAAGGCGTATGAACAGGCGCTCGCCGATTTAGAGCATGATCCCCAAAATGAAGCAAAACAAGAAGCGCTGATGCGCATGCAAAATCAAATGGATCAGGAGGACGCATGGGATGCGAACCTTTCGGCAAAAACGATTTTGACAAAGCTTGGGGTCAAAGATGTGAGCCGCTTTGTTCATGCATTATCAGGCGGCCAGAAAAAGCGTGTCGCGATTGCTAAAAATTTAATACAGCCTGCGGGTTTGCTGATTTTAGATGAGCCGACCAACCATCTAGATAATGCAACAATTGAATGGCTCGAAGGATACTTAAGTCAATACAGCGGTGCTGTCATTCTGGTGACGCATGATCGTTATTTCTTAAACCGCGTCGCCAATCGAATTTATGAATTAAATCAAGGGCAGCTCTATACGTATAAAGGAAATTATGAAGTCTTTTTAGAAAAAAGAGCGGAACGAGAAGCAGAAGCTCAGGTAAAAGAAACGAAACGTCAAAACCTGCTTAGACGAGAACTTGCATGGCTCAGAAGAGGGGCAAAAGCAAGAACGACGAAGCAAAAAGCACGCATTGGCAGAGTAGAAGAGCTGAAGGATCAAAAAGGGCTCGATGCAAAAGGTGAGCTTGATTTTGCTATCGGCTCCCACCGCCTTGGAAAACAGGTCATTGAGGCAGAAGACATGTCGATTTCATTTGCTGGTCAGACACTTGTGGAGCGGTTTACTGATTTAGTCGTGCCGGGCGACCGTATAGGATTGATCGGACCGAACGGGGTGGGTAAAACCACTTTACTCAATTGTTTAGCGGGCAAAATGGAACCGACTACCGGACAATTGGTCATTGGACAAACGGTTCGAATTGGCTATTACACGCAGGATCATAAAGAAATGAATGAAGAGCTGACCATCATTGATTACATCAAGGAAACAGCTGAAATCGTCAAGACATCTGATGGCGCGATCGTGACAGCAGAGCAAATGCTAGAGCGGTTCTTATTCCCAAGATCCATGCAGCGGACTTTTATACGCAAGCTGTCAGGGGGAGAGCGCCGCAGGCTGTATTTATTGAAAGTCTTGATGGAAGAGCCGAATGTTCTCTTTTTAGATGAGCCGACGAACGACCTTGATACAGAGACGCTCAGCATCTTAGAGGATTATTTAGAACAGTTCCCTGGCGTTGTCATCACGGTGTCGCATGACCGCTATTTCCTAGACCGAGTCGTCAATCGCCTGCTTGTCTTTGAAGGAAATGGCCGGATCTCCCATTTCCAAGGAGCTTACAGCGATTACATGGAGCAGGAAAAAGCAGAGAAGCGAACAGAGACAAAGCCTGCTGAAAAACAAGTGGAAGCCGCACCTAAAAAGAGAAAAAAACTATCCTATAAAGATCAGCTTGAATGGGATGGGATTGAGGATCGGATACAGGCATTAGAGGAAAAACACCAGCAGCTTGAAGCCAGTATCGCTGAGGCTGGCAGTGATTTTGGGAAAATCCAAGAGCTGATGGATGAACAAAAAGCCGTCGCTGAAGAATTAGAACAAGCGATGGATCGCTGGACAGAACTGTCGCTGATGATTGAGGAATTAGAAGGCAATTAA
- a CDS encoding MerR family transcriptional regulator gives MEWMKIDQVAKRSGLTKRTIRFYEEIGLLSAPKRTEGGVRLYSEDDMEELEKVMQAKEVLGFSLQELQSFMEIGKQLELNKEGYLLSLDPKERLEKLLDIEAQLHEQHQLITKKLETIQSFKKDLETMKERAAHAIEQLQK, from the coding sequence ATGGAATGGATGAAAATTGATCAAGTGGCGAAAAGGAGCGGTCTGACAAAACGGACGATTCGTTTTTATGAAGAGATTGGTTTATTATCAGCACCAAAGCGGACAGAGGGCGGTGTCAGACTTTACTCAGAGGACGACATGGAAGAACTAGAGAAAGTAATGCAGGCAAAAGAGGTACTCGGCTTTTCTTTACAAGAGCTTCAATCGTTTATGGAAATAGGAAAGCAGCTAGAGCTGAATAAAGAAGGTTACTTGCTGTCACTTGATCCGAAGGAACGATTAGAGAAGCTGTTAGATATTGAGGCGCAGCTTCATGAACAGCATCAATTGATTACAAAAAAGCTTGAAACGATTCAATCCTTTAAAAAGGATCTTGAAACGATGAAAGAAAGAGCGGCTCATGCTATTGAGCAATTACAAAAATAA
- a CDS encoding MFS transporter, whose translation MKEEEVLKQRASLLRQPKAVWAVAFACVISFMGIGLVDPILPAIASQLDASPSQVSLLFTSYLLVTGFVMFFTGFISSRIGAKWTLLVGLIFIIVFSALGGTSSTINELIGFRGGWGIGNALFISTALSVIVGVSVGGSAKAIILYEAALGLGISVGPLLGGELGTISWRGPFFGVAVLMLVALLAITFMLPSMQKPQKKVKLFEAVGALKYKGLLTMASAAFLYNFGFFVLLAYSPFVLHLDEHGLGYVFFGWGLFLAVTSVFSAPVIHRKLGTLTALVVLFASFAVILFGIGVWTSHVVVVICGIVMAGGILGMINTVLTTAVMGSAPVERSIASSSYSAVRFIGGAIAPWVAGVLAEAFTASTPYYVGAAVVLLGMIILLLGRKHLVNIQAGH comes from the coding sequence ATGAAGGAAGAAGAAGTATTGAAACAGCGCGCAAGTCTGCTTAGGCAGCCGAAAGCCGTTTGGGCTGTAGCCTTTGCGTGTGTGATTTCGTTTATGGGAATTGGGCTCGTAGACCCGATTTTGCCAGCCATTGCATCACAATTAGATGCATCTCCAAGTCAGGTCTCCCTTTTATTTACGAGCTACTTACTTGTGACAGGCTTTGTCATGTTTTTTACCGGCTTTATTTCTAGTCGTATTGGTGCGAAATGGACGTTATTAGTAGGACTCATCTTTATTATTGTCTTTTCTGCTTTAGGCGGTACCTCTTCAACCATTAACGAATTAATTGGCTTTAGAGGAGGATGGGGCATTGGGAATGCCTTATTCATTTCAACTGCACTCTCTGTCATTGTTGGTGTGTCTGTTGGGGGAAGTGCGAAGGCCATTATTTTATATGAGGCCGCACTAGGTCTTGGGATTTCTGTTGGACCGCTCCTTGGCGGTGAGCTTGGAACCATCTCTTGGCGCGGCCCATTCTTTGGCGTTGCGGTGTTAATGCTCGTCGCTCTTTTAGCCATTACGTTTATGCTTCCATCTATGCAGAAGCCTCAGAAAAAGGTGAAATTATTCGAGGCTGTCGGAGCTTTGAAATATAAAGGACTTTTAACGATGGCATCTGCTGCTTTTTTATATAATTTCGGCTTCTTTGTTCTTCTAGCATATTCGCCATTTGTGCTCCATCTTGATGAGCATGGTCTTGGCTATGTCTTTTTTGGATGGGGATTATTTTTGGCTGTGACATCTGTCTTTTCAGCTCCGGTCATTCATCGCAAACTTGGTACATTGACTGCCCTTGTTGTTCTGTTTGCTTCGTTTGCAGTGATTTTATTCGGCATTGGGGTATGGACGTCACATGTTGTCGTAGTCATCTGCGGGATTGTCATGGCTGGGGGAATTCTCGGCATGATCAATACAGTGCTCACGACGGCTGTAATGGGTTCGGCACCTGTTGAGCGTTCGATTGCTTCATCTTCATACAGTGCCGTACGATTTATTGGTGGTGCGATTGCTCCTTGGGTTGCCGGAGTACTCGCTGAAGCCTTTACAGCAAGCACACCTTACTATGTAGGGGCGGCTGTTGTTCTGCTAGGAATGATCATCCTGCTCCTTGGCCGAAAGCATTTGGTGAATATTCAAGCAGGGCATTAA
- a CDS encoding ABC-F family ATP-binding cassette domain-containing protein encodes MILSVKDLSHGFGDRAIFHEVSFRLLKGEHVGLIGANGEGKSTFMNIITGKLEPDAGKVEWAKNVRVGYLDQHTVLEKGRTIREVLQDAFHYLFSMEAAMNDIYGKMGEADPDELEKLLEEVGIIQDALTNNDFYIIDSKVEEIARGLGLTDLGLDRDVTELSGGQRTKVLLAKLLLEKPEILLLDEPTNYLDEQHIEWLKRYLQEYENAFILISHDIPFLNSVINLIYHVENQELTRYVGDYDQFKQVYEVKKQQLEAAYKRQQQEVAELKDFVARNKARVSTRNMAMSRQKKLDKMDMIELAAEKPKPEFHFKPARTSGKLIFETKDLVIGYEEPLSRPLNLKMERGQKIALYGANGIGKTTLLRSLLGEITPISGEVERGEFLHIGYFEQEVKEQNSNTCIEEVWSTFPSYTQYEVRAALAKCGLTTKHIESRVSVLSGGEKAKVRLCKLINEETNLLVLDEPTNHLDFDAKEELKRALKEYKGSVLLISHEPEFYQDVATETWNCESWTTKVL; translated from the coding sequence ATGATATTATCTGTTAAAGATTTAAGCCATGGCTTTGGTGACAGAGCCATTTTCCACGAAGTCTCCTTCCGTTTATTAAAAGGCGAGCATGTCGGCTTAATCGGCGCCAACGGTGAAGGAAAGTCAACGTTTATGAATATTATTACTGGTAAGCTAGAGCCAGATGCAGGAAAAGTCGAATGGGCTAAAAATGTCCGCGTCGGCTACCTTGATCAGCATACGGTACTAGAAAAGGGAAGAACCATTCGTGAGGTCCTTCAGGATGCCTTCCATTATTTATTTTCCATGGAAGCAGCAATGAATGACATTTATGGAAAAATGGGTGAAGCTGACCCTGATGAGCTAGAAAAGCTGCTAGAAGAAGTTGGCATCATTCAGGATGCACTGACAAACAATGATTTCTATATCATTGATTCCAAGGTAGAAGAAATTGCAAGAGGTCTTGGGTTAACGGATCTTGGGCTAGACCGTGATGTGACAGAGCTGAGCGGTGGTCAGCGTACGAAAGTGCTGCTTGCGAAATTGCTGTTAGAGAAGCCAGAAATTCTCCTTCTCGATGAGCCGACCAACTATTTGGATGAGCAGCATATTGAGTGGCTGAAGCGCTATTTACAGGAGTATGAAAATGCGTTTATCCTCATCTCACATGACATTCCGTTTTTAAACAGTGTCATTAACTTGATTTATCATGTCGAAAATCAAGAATTGACACGCTACGTCGGTGATTATGATCAATTCAAACAAGTGTACGAAGTCAAAAAGCAGCAGCTGGAAGCAGCCTATAAAAGGCAGCAGCAAGAAGTCGCTGAATTAAAGGATTTTGTCGCCAGAAACAAAGCACGTGTCAGCACAAGAAATATGGCCATGTCTCGTCAAAAGAAGCTGGATAAGATGGACATGATTGAATTGGCCGCAGAAAAGCCAAAACCAGAATTTCACTTTAAGCCTGCACGTACTTCCGGGAAATTGATTTTTGAAACGAAGGATTTAGTGATCGGTTATGAGGAGCCGCTCTCTCGCCCTTTGAATCTGAAAATGGAACGCGGGCAAAAAATTGCGTTATACGGCGCAAATGGAATCGGAAAAACGACGTTGCTGCGAAGTCTTCTAGGAGAGATCACGCCAATTTCTGGTGAGGTTGAACGCGGAGAATTCCTGCACATTGGCTACTTTGAGCAGGAAGTAAAAGAGCAAAACAGCAACACCTGTATTGAAGAGGTGTGGAGCACCTTCCCTTCTTACACACAATATGAAGTAAGAGCTGCCCTTGCCAAATGCGGATTAACGACAAAACATATTGAAAGCCGCGTATCTGTTTTAAGCGGAGGAGAGAAAGCAAAGGTTCGTCTTTGCAAGCTGATCAACGAAGAAACCAATTTACTTGTTCTCGATGAGCCGACAAACCACTTGGATTTCGATGCCAAAGAAGAACTAAAACGCGCTCTAAAAGAATATAAAGGCAGCGTCTTATTGATTTCTCACGAACCTGAATTTTATCAAGATGTTGCAACCGAAACATGGAATTGCGAATCTTGGACGACAAAAGTATTATAA
- a CDS encoding DEAD/DEAH box helicase: protein MTETWAFFKEAKPFIQENFEAAGFGQPTAIQEKTAEWITKKRDVIAESPTGTGKTLAYVLPLLNKIDVNIKHPQVLILAPSRELVMQIFDVVQEFKQGSDIKAVSLIGGANIKKQQEKLKKHPNIVVATPGRVQELIKIKKLKMHEVKTIVLDEADQLLVPEHMKTIQAIIKSTLKERQILCFSATLKEETIQLIKEMTSEPEVLKIGRSQEEAQKVGHYYLLCDQRDKVKLLQKLSRLEDMHALVFVRDITNLSIYAEKLAYHHVDLGVLHSEAKKAERAVILKSFEQREFPLLLATDIAARGIDIDDLPYVIHADLPNEEGYIHRSGRTGRAGKEGAVISLVTHQEHAMLKKMAKKLNISLEEIVYKQGQLHLAPQQA, encoded by the coding sequence ATGACGGAAACTTGGGCATTTTTTAAAGAAGCAAAGCCATTTATTCAAGAGAACTTTGAAGCGGCTGGCTTCGGGCAACCAACAGCTATACAAGAAAAAACAGCAGAGTGGATTACGAAGAAGCGTGATGTGATTGCAGAATCACCAACTGGAACAGGGAAGACACTTGCGTATGTTCTGCCGCTCTTAAATAAAATTGATGTGAATATCAAACACCCGCAAGTCTTAATCTTGGCACCTTCAAGAGAGCTTGTGATGCAAATTTTTGATGTCGTGCAAGAGTTCAAACAAGGATCAGACATCAAAGCTGTCTCCTTGATTGGCGGAGCGAACATCAAGAAGCAGCAGGAAAAGCTAAAGAAACACCCGAACATCGTTGTGGCCACACCTGGCCGTGTACAAGAATTAATCAAAATCAAGAAACTGAAAATGCATGAAGTCAAAACGATCGTATTAGACGAAGCAGATCAGCTTCTTGTGCCAGAGCATATGAAAACGATCCAAGCGATCATTAAATCCACATTAAAAGAAAGACAAATCCTTTGTTTTTCTGCGACTTTGAAAGAGGAAACGATTCAACTAATCAAAGAAATGACATCTGAACCAGAGGTGTTGAAAATCGGCAGAAGCCAAGAAGAAGCGCAGAAGGTAGGTCACTATTATCTGTTATGTGATCAGCGGGATAAAGTGAAATTACTGCAAAAGCTATCGCGGCTTGAGGACATGCACGCGCTCGTCTTTGTCCGTGATATCACGAACTTAAGCATTTATGCAGAGAAATTAGCGTATCACCATGTGGACCTTGGTGTGCTTCATAGTGAAGCGAAAAAAGCGGAACGTGCTGTGATCTTGAAGTCATTCGAACAGCGTGAATTCCCGCTTCTTTTAGCAACAGATATTGCAGCAAGAGGCATTGATATTGATGATTTGCCGTACGTGATTCATGCAGATCTGCCAAATGAAGAAGGCTATATCCACCGTTCAGGCAGAACAGGCCGTGCAGGCAAAGAAGGGGCTGTCATCAGCCTTGTCACACATCAAGAGCATGCGATGCTGAAAAAAATGGCGAAAAAGCTGAATATCTCGCTTGAGGAAATTGTGTATAAGCAAGGCCAGCTGCATCTTGCGCCTCAACAGGCATAA